One window of Branchiostoma lanceolatum isolate klBraLanc5 chromosome 8, klBraLanc5.hap2, whole genome shotgun sequence genomic DNA carries:
- the LOC136440314 gene encoding cleavage and polyadenylation specificity factor subunit 4-like, translating into MEEVVASVGGIKFEMEFAIEEQRGSQPLPFPGMDKSGAAICDYFVRGSCVKGASCPFRHVRGEKSVVCKHWLRGLCKKGDQCEFLHEYDMTKMPECYFYSKFGACSNKECPFLHIDPESKIKDCAWYDRGFCKHGPHCKNRHVRRTMCMNYMVGFCPEGPKCKYKHPKFDLPITDTATKKTSIVCHHCGESGHKAISCPSNPNAQPEAQNFTSPSHGPGYTFRPREDRGPAGQYRPLESVTCFKCGEKGHYANKCPKGHLAFLSTSLHPGQHGSPGHPPTRPPGPPPTRMPGPPPPRPPGPPPTRPLGPPPQVPS; encoded by the exons ATGGAGGAGGTTGTCGCGAGCGTCGGAGGGATCAAGTTTGAGATGGAGTTTGCGATTGAGGAGCAGAGAGGTTCACAACCGCTACCCTTCCCCGGAATGGACA AATCTGGCGCTGCGATCTGTGACTACTTTGTGCGCGGGAGCTGTGTGAAGGGCGCGAGCTGTCCCTTCAGACATGTACGCGGAGAGAAGAGTGTCGTGTGTAAACATTGGCTGAGGGGGCTGTGTAAGAAAGGCGACCAGTGCGAGTTTCTACACGAGTATGACATGACCAAAATGCCTGAGTGTTACTTCTATTCAAAATTTG GAGCTTGTAGTAATAAAGAATGTCCATTCCTACACATTGATCCTGAGTCCAAGATAAAAGACTGTGCCTGGTATGACAGGGGCTTCTGCAAACATG GTCCACACTGTAAGAACAGACATGTCAGAAGAACCATGTGTATGAACTACATGGTAGGCTTCTGTCCTGAAGGCCCCAAATGCAAGTACAAGCA TCCCAAGTTTGATCTTCCAATTACCGACACTGCAACAAAGAAGACATCTATAGTTTGCCATCACTGTGGGGAGAGTGGgcacaaagcaatcagctgtcccAGTAACCCCAATGCACAGCCCGAGGCACAG AACTTTACGTCTCCCTCTCACGGGCCTGGATACACATTCCGACCACGAGAGGACCGCGGTCCTGCCGGACAGTACAGACCGCTGGAGTCTGTCACGTGTTTCAAG TGTGGAGAAAAAGGTCACTATGCCAACAAGTGTCCCAAGGGCCACTTGGCGTTCCTCAGTACATCACTACACCCCGGTCAGCATGGCTCGCCTGGTCATCCCCCTACAAGACCCCCTGGACCTCCCCCAACAAGAATGCCTGGACCTCCCCCACCTAGACCCCCTGGACCTCCCCCAACAAGACCACTCGGTCCTCCCCCACAAGTGCCCTCCTGA